A region from the Aphis gossypii isolate Hap1 chromosome 1, ASM2018417v2, whole genome shotgun sequence genome encodes:
- the LOC114119520 gene encoding adipokinetic hormone/corazonin-related peptide receptor variant I-like isoform X2, protein MDMMDSDANTVLHSVTKGVHVGPPPVWPGMDNVTNSSMFDESNLPYDMKFNEGHVVAIVTYSILMVVSAIGNITVLTIILKRRRKAGTRIHAMLMHLAIADLLVTFLMMPLEITWAWTVQWILGDPLCRIMSFFRIFGLYLSSFILICISVDRYLAVLQPMRLYQMDRRGKLMIAVAWIASVICSLPQSYIFHVERHPNATWYEQCVTYNAFSSKLHELAYLYFGMFMMYWLPLIVILFCYASIIIEIYRRSRESICGQGTDNVRRLGFLGRAKSRTLKMTIIIVIVFVVCWTPYYIMAIWYWTDHKSAQMVDQKVQHALFMFACTNSCMNPIVYGAFNIRTRRTLVTQATISKTSTETRLLDF, encoded by the exons ATGGATATGATGGACTCGGACGCAAACACCGTGTTGCACTCGGTCACCAAGGGAGTGCACGTCGGTCCGCCACCTGTCTGGCCCGGCATGGATAACGTGACGAACTCGTCCATGTTCGACGAGTCGAATCTTCCGTACGACATGAAATTCAACGAGGGCCACGTGGTAGCCATAGTCACCTACAGCATACTCATGGTCGTCTCGGCCATAGGCAACATCACGGTGCTGACGATCATCCTGAAACGCAGGCGCAAGGCTGGAACGAGGATACACGCGATGCTCATGCACCTGGCCATCGCCGATCTGTTG gtaacTTTTTTGATGATGCCATTGGAAATAACGTGGGCATGGACTGTACAATGGATTCTCGGTGATCCACTATGCCGTATCATGTCATTTTTCCGAATATTTGGATTGTACCTTTCCAGTTTCATATTGATTTGTATCAGCGTTGATAG gtacTTGGCTGTTTTGCAGCCAATGCGTTTATATCAGATGGATCGCAGGGGAAAGTTAATGATTGCAGTGGCTTGGATTGCATCAGTTATCTGTAGCTTACCACAG AGTTACATATTTCACGTGGAACGACACCCTAATGCCACATGGTACGAACAATGCGTCACTTATAACGCTTTTTCGTCCAAATTGCACGAGCTGGCTTACTTATATTTCGGCATGTTCATGATGTACTGGTTGCCTCTAATCGTTATACTATTCTGCTACGCTTCCATcatcattgaaatatatagaAGGTCCAGGGAATCGATTTGCGGTCAAG gtaCAGATAATGTACGTCGTCTGGGATTTTTAGGACGTGCCAAAAGTAGAACATTAAAGATGACAATCATTATTGTCATAGTGTTTGTGGTATGTTGGACGCCCTACTACATTATGGCTATTtg GTACTGGACGGACCACAAGTCGGCGCAGATGGTCGATCAGAAGGTACAGCACGCGCTCTTCATGTTTGCATGCACCAATTCGTGTATGAACCCGATCGTATACGGAGCGTTCAATATACGTACAAGGAGGACGCTGGTGACCCAG gCCACAATTTCTAAAACTTCTACTGAAACCAGATTGTTGGACTTTTGA